In one window of Phoenix dactylifera cultivar Barhee BC4 unplaced genomic scaffold, palm_55x_up_171113_PBpolish2nd_filt_p 000648F, whole genome shotgun sequence DNA:
- the LOC120106814 gene encoding U-box domain-containing protein 4-like: METASLANYRYMARNFSDGGDSSGAFSDCNSDRSGEFPSAAPSASNGGAALHRLLMSCAADYSDEVVRGLISDLESPSAPVETQLHAAMVLRLLAKHNPENRLKIARAGAVRPLVALLSHPDPQLQEHGVTAILNLSLCDENKDAIFAAGAIRPLVRALKTGTPAARENAACALLRLSQVDEHKIAIGRSGAIPHLVHLLETGGPRGKKDASTALYSLCSTRENKIRAVKEGVMRPLLELMADPESGMVDKAAYVLNSLVAAAEGRAAAVEEGGIPVLVEMVEVGTQRQKEIATLTLRQICEESVAYRAMVSREGAIPPLVALSQSGTTRAKLEAEALIELLRQPRTARRGREAE; the protein is encoded by the exons ATGGAAACCGCGAGCCTTGCGAACTATAGGTACATGGCCCGCAACTTCAGCGACGGCGGAGACTCCTCCGGCGCCTTCAGCGACTGCAACAGCGACCGCTCCGGCGAGTTCCCCTCCGCCGCCCCGTCCGCCTCCAACGGCGGCGCCGCCCTTCACCGCCTCCTCATGTCCTGCGCCGCCGACTACTCCGACGAGGTCGTCCGCGGCCTCATCTCCGATTTAGAGTCCCCCTCCGCCCCTGTCGAAACCCAGCTCCACGCGGCCATGGTGCTCCGCCTCCTGGCCAAGCACAACCCGGAGAACCGCCTCAAGATCGCCCGCGCCGGCGCCGTCCGGCCACTCGTCGCCCTCCTCTCCCACCCGGACCCCCAGCTACAGGAGCACGGCGTCACCGCGATCCTCAATCTCTCCCTCTGCGACGAGAACAAGGACGCCATCTTCGCCGCCGGGGCCATCCGCCCCCTCGTCCGCGCCCTCAAGACCGGCACCCCCGCCGCCCGCGAGAACGCCGCCTGCGCCCTCCTTCGCCTCTCCCAGGTCGACGAGCACAAGATCGCCATCGGCCGCTCCGGCGCGATCCCCCATCTCGTCCACCTCCTCGAGACCGGGGGCCCGCGGGGGAAGAAGGACGCCTCGACTGCCCTCTACTCGCTGTGCTCCACGCGGGAGAACAAGATCCGGGCCGTCAAGGAGGGGGTCATGCGGCCGCTGCTGGAGCTGATGGCGGATCCGGAGTCCGGGATGGTAGACAAGGCAGCGTACGTGCTGAACTCGCtggtggcggcggcggaggggcgGGCGGCCGCGGTGGAAGAGGGCGGCATCCCGGTCCTCGTCGAGATGGTCGAAGTCGGCACCCAGCGCCAGAAGGAGATCGCGACGCTTACGCTCCGCCAGATCTGCGAGGAAAGCGTCGCCTACCGGGCCATGGTCTCCCGCGAGGGCGCCATCCCGCCGCTCGTCGCCCTCTCCCAGTCCGGCACCACCCGAGCCAAACTCGag GCGGAGGCGCTGATCGAGCTGTTGAGGCAGCCGAGGACGGCGAGGCGGGGGAGGGAGGCGGAATAG